The following proteins come from a genomic window of Ignavibacteria bacterium:
- a CDS encoding T9SS type A sorting domain-containing protein: MKVERPQADSLIPDWMELFWAGIRARYCVRQNEPNSGCITWLSGAMINASTLQNGTLKYGLTYTNLPPAGELDCDYILSGYVSRAGSSYEAVLTLETGTSRELVKSTSVQFESTIGEPWKAGEKLAAQFGSILEVIRQFEIYKRDTDNSVAIKSLYRRGQPEEVQVTPSRQKVNAGDTVDVEIKLIDCDGVPLKGRKLHLKEFTEDGEEYSGPQNGKFTEDEVTTDEQGTAKTRFVPFQPGLAVMYVNFPHKKPTGAKDLFTGTAYLNVPPETCEMDAVWNFSTTSRGDTSWTNTFDTGTISFNSNTSENTTASFKLKILLEREYSVQQLKIYNKVLSVTPSGTYSRKRDFFKDFSVTAGGTTGKTIDIENESVKGRISRPGIKADVTYPYQSDGIPEVYVSSDISRKGASNTRNFSTETGWSNDSYSINDSSDGFFMNFNRTNLEDKTVKRTGDTCTYEYNISNEYAQDTKLDYHGHTLYTRESEDWYISVKPYGDATDVEKEEQKNVPAVFALQQNYPNPFNPSTVIGYYLPSDADVSLTIYDVLGRQVRTLINQHQSAGKHAVKWDGSNESGRNVSGGIYYYRLRGISASAREPFDMTYKMIYMK; encoded by the coding sequence ATGAAAGTAGAGAGGCCGCAGGCTGATTCTCTAATTCCTGACTGGATGGAGCTGTTCTGGGCTGGCATCAGGGCCAGGTATTGTGTAAGGCAAAATGAACCGAACTCAGGCTGTATCACCTGGTTAAGCGGCGCGATGATCAATGCCTCAACGCTGCAGAACGGGACACTTAAATACGGCCTTACTTATACCAATCTTCCTCCTGCCGGCGAACTGGACTGCGACTATATCCTCTCCGGCTATGTCAGTCGCGCCGGAAGCAGCTATGAAGCTGTACTTACACTAGAGACCGGTACTTCCAGGGAACTGGTTAAATCTACTTCAGTTCAGTTTGAAAGTACTATTGGAGAACCTTGGAAGGCGGGAGAGAAACTCGCAGCACAGTTCGGGTCCATACTGGAAGTAATAAGGCAGTTCGAGATATACAAAAGAGACACTGATAACTCGGTTGCTATAAAAAGCCTGTACAGAAGAGGTCAGCCGGAGGAGGTACAAGTAACACCTTCACGCCAGAAGGTCAATGCCGGCGATACAGTTGATGTAGAGATAAAACTGATCGATTGCGATGGTGTGCCGCTGAAGGGCAGGAAACTCCATCTGAAAGAATTTACAGAAGACGGGGAAGAATATTCCGGACCTCAGAATGGTAAGTTTACTGAAGATGAGGTCACTACGGATGAACAAGGGACGGCAAAGACGCGGTTTGTACCGTTTCAGCCCGGACTTGCGGTAATGTATGTAAATTTCCCGCATAAAAAGCCGACTGGAGCAAAGGACCTTTTTACAGGAACGGCCTATCTCAATGTGCCGCCGGAAACGTGTGAAATGGATGCAGTGTGGAATTTCAGCACCACTTCAAGGGGAGACACTTCGTGGACAAATACTTTCGATACCGGTACCATTTCTTTCAATTCAAATACTTCTGAAAATACCACGGCTTCATTCAAATTAAAGATTCTCCTGGAAAGGGAATACAGTGTCCAGCAGCTGAAGATATATAACAAAGTGCTTTCTGTAACGCCATCAGGAACATACAGCCGCAAAAGGGATTTCTTCAAGGATTTCAGTGTAACTGCTGGTGGAACTACCGGAAAGACGATAGATATAGAAAATGAAAGTGTAAAAGGCCGGATCAGCAGGCCGGGCATTAAGGCCGATGTTACATACCCATACCAGTCAGACGGCATTCCTGAGGTTTATGTGTCTTCCGATATCTCCAGAAAAGGCGCCAGCAATACGAGGAATTTTTCTACTGAGACCGGATGGTCCAATGATTCTTATAGCATCAATGACTCGTCGGATGGCTTCTTTATGAATTTCAACAGGACAAATCTGGAGGACAAGACAGTAAAGCGTACGGGTGATACGTGTACGTATGAATACAATATTTCGAATGAATATGCGCAGGATACAAAATTAGATTATCACGGACATACTCTCTACACCAGGGAGAGCGAAGATTGGTATATCTCTGTAAAGCCGTATGGCGATGCTACGGATGTTGAAAAAGAAGAGCAGAAGAACGTACCTGCGGTATTTGCCTTACAGCAGAACTATCCCAACCCATTTAACCCGTCCACAGTGATCGGTTATTATCTTCCGTCCGATGCGGACGTTTCGCTTACCATTTATGACGTGCTTGGCAGGCAGGTGAGAACGCTGATAAATCAGCATCAGTCTGCCGGGAAACATGCTGTCAAGTGGGACGGATCAAATGAGTCAGGGCGCAATGTCTCGGGAGGGATATATTATTACAGGCTCAGAGGTATTTCTGCTTCAGCAAGGGAACCGTTTGATATGACGTATAAGATGATTTACATGAAATAG
- a CDS encoding Zn-dependent exopeptidase M28 produces the protein MKKLVLFSSIILSLLFFSCSKSNNTEPVATLPSEPFNPAGISIDSLIRTVSELSGEKSVTILGSNYTISTRSQYFEGNNMAAEYLKSRFKSLGLNILDQKYSSSGRNILAIQQGEDKENYFIICGHYDCCPDSALASGADDNASGCSVVLEAARLISKLRPKYSVIYALWDEEERGQGSQYFADSAFTAKMKIKCLLNADMIGYDINNSRLAALYEPHEYGSLQYTNIIKDVNNQYGYGINLITSDSPAASDDEFFHSKGFATVAINEKIKFYAQDPVYNFNKYYHTSSDRLDKFDKNYFENMSKLAITSFAKMIGLNLSAAK, from the coding sequence CATTCTATCTTTATTGTTTTTTTCCTGTAGCAAAAGTAACAACACAGAACCTGTTGCCACTCTTCCCTCTGAACCTTTTAATCCGGCCGGCATTTCAATTGACTCTTTGATTAGAACTGTCTCCGAATTAAGCGGCGAAAAAAGCGTTACTATTCTTGGGAGTAATTATACCATATCAACACGCAGCCAGTATTTCGAAGGCAATAATATGGCGGCTGAATATCTGAAATCCAGATTTAAGAGTTTGGGCCTTAATATTTTAGACCAGAAATACAGCTCCTCCGGACGGAATATACTTGCCATTCAGCAGGGGGAAGACAAGGAAAATTATTTCATTATCTGTGGTCATTACGACTGCTGCCCGGATAGTGCACTTGCTTCGGGAGCCGACGACAATGCAAGCGGATGTTCAGTAGTCCTCGAGGCAGCGCGTCTTATTTCCAAACTCAGGCCGAAGTACTCTGTTATTTATGCCCTGTGGGATGAAGAGGAAAGAGGCCAGGGAAGCCAGTATTTTGCTGACTCAGCATTTACGGCTAAAATGAAGATTAAATGTTTACTGAATGCCGATATGATAGGATATGATATCAACAACAGCAGATTGGCTGCTTTATATGAACCACACGAATATGGTTCATTGCAGTATACCAATATCATCAAGGACGTAAATAACCAGTATGGATATGGAATAAATTTAATAACAAGTGATTCTCCGGCTGCATCAGATGATGAATTCTTCCATTCTAAAGGATTTGCTACAGTTGCAATTAATGAAAAGATCAAATTTTATGCTCAGGATCCGGTGTATAACTTTAATAAATATTATCACACAAGCAGTGATAGATTAGATAAATTTGATAAAAATTATTTTGAAAACATGAGTAAACTGGCAATTACTTCCTTTGCCAAAATGATAGGATTAAATTTGTCTGCAGCTAAATAG
- a CDS encoding HAD family phosphatase — translation MNDKNFAAIFDMDGVIIDNALYHEKAWKIFLKKRGINLSNNEFKEIVFGRTGKDILKILFKDITESEIKEYAKEINATYREEYAPFIKATPGLIDFLKLLKQNNITAAIATSAPPINVEYITEKLSIREYFANTIDDTQVTKGKPDPEIYLASADAINYEPSQCVVFEDSLSGIQAAKNAGMKVVGVATTHDPSELKNVDLVIKDFHELDIEKIRAMFGNSHPF, via the coding sequence ATGAACGATAAAAATTTTGCAGCCATTTTTGATATGGATGGAGTTATTATTGACAATGCTTTGTATCATGAAAAAGCATGGAAAATATTTCTTAAAAAAAGGGGGATTAATCTTTCGAATAATGAGTTTAAGGAGATAGTGTTCGGACGAACCGGAAAAGATATTCTCAAGATACTTTTCAAAGATATAACAGAATCTGAAATAAAAGAGTATGCGAAGGAAATCAATGCAACATACAGAGAAGAATATGCTCCTTTTATTAAAGCAACTCCAGGACTTATTGATTTTCTTAAACTTCTGAAACAAAACAACATTACTGCCGCTATTGCCACATCAGCCCCGCCTATTAATGTTGAATATATTACGGAAAAACTGAGCATCCGTGAGTATTTTGCAAATACAATTGATGATACTCAGGTTACAAAAGGTAAACCTGATCCCGAAATATATTTGGCTTCAGCCGATGCAATTAATTATGAACCTTCACAATGTGTAGTATTTGAAGATTCCTTATCAGGAATTCAGGCAGCAAAAAATGCAGGAATGAAAGTGGTAGGAGTGGCAACTACACACGATCCTTCGGAACTGAAGAATGTTGATCTTGTAATCAAAGATTTTCATGAACTGGATATTGAAAAGATCAGAGCAATGTTTGGGAATTCACATCCATTTTAG